The SAR202 cluster bacterium genomic sequence CCTTCGAATGCAAAATCAGTTGAAGTTAAAATTCCACCGGGAGTTGATAATGGCTCAAAAATACATATCAATTTATCAGGAACAGATGTTTATCTGAACATAAAAGTTACTCCTCATCATCAATATCTCAGAAAAGGTAATAACATATATATCGATTTAGCAGTCCCCTACTATGATGCAATAATCGGTTCTGAAAAAGAAGTTACAACTTTATCAAAAAAAGTGATGCTTAAAATCCCTCCAGAAAGTCAAAATGACCAAATTTTCAAGCTACAAGGATTGGGTATGCCTATATTAGGAGAACAACAAAAATATGGAGATTGTTTTGTGCAATTAAAATCCATACTCCCCACAAGTTTATCCGAATCAGAAAAAGAAATATTTATATCCTTAAAATCTCTCAGAGAAAAACCTGGAGTTAATAATGAATGAAAGAATAGATGAACCAATATTCGTAATAAGTGTTGCAGCTAAAATGATTGGAGTTCATGCACAAACCTTACGATACTATGAAAGAGCTGGACTGGTAGACCCGAGTCGTTCGGATGGAAATAGGAGATACTACTCCCAGAGAGATTTAGAAAGATTAAAACAAATTAAAACTCTAATCGATGATTTAGGTGTCAACCTTGCTGGGGCTGAAATAGCCTTAAAACTTATGGATAAAATTGAAAAACTTGAAGATTCCATGTCACAAATGCGCTATCAATTAAATATGCTCGAATCTAGATCCAATCCACGAGCATTAGGTGATGGAACAAACTCAACACAATTCTAGGTATTATATTAGGAGAATATAGTAATGTTAAAACCAGAAAATTTCACAGAGCAAGCTCAAGAAATGCTTACAGAAAGTCAAGATTTAGTACGAAAGTACAAACATTCAAACTGGGATGTGGAACATATACTTTTAGCCTTGATAAACATGGAAGAAGGACTCACATCAACAATTTTAGATTCTCTAGGGGTTGATATAGACAATATACGACGTGAAATAGAAAAATCTCTAGATAAAAGAATCCATTTAACATCAAAGAATAATGGAAACTCACAAATATATGCCACTCCAAGAGCTATTGACGCAATTGAAAAAGCCCATGAAGAAACTAAAAGATTACACGATGAATTTATTGGTACAGAACATGTACTTATTGGAATATTATCTGTAGAAGATGGTGATTCTTATAAAATTTTCCAACAATTTAATATTAATCAAGAAAATATTTATATTGCACTCGCACAAATTCGAGGCAATGCGCGCGTTACTGACCAAAGAGCAGAATCCAAGTATCGATCCTTAGAAAAATACACTGTTGATTTAACTCACCTAGCACATATAAATAAATTAGATCCAGTTATTGGAAGAGATAGCGAAATTAGACGCGTAATTCAGACTATCACCAGAAGAACAAAAAACAATCCTGTTTTAATAGGAAATGCAGGTGTCGGAAAAACTGCAATCGCAGAAGGATTAGCACAAAGAATAATTTCAAATGATGTTCCAGACACTTTAAAAAACAAAAAAATACTTTCTTTAGATATGGGCTCATTGGTAGCTGGAGCTAAGTTTAGAGGAGAATTTGAAGAAAGATTAAAAACCGTAATGGATGAAGTAAAAAATGCAAAGGGAGAAGTAATATTATTCATCGATGAATTACATAATGTTGTAGGCGCCGGAGCAGCGGAAGGTGCTATAGATGCAAGTAATTTAATGAAACCAGCATTAGCAAGAGGTGAATTACAATGTATTGGAGCTACCACCCCAGAGGAATATAGGTCTAATATAGAGCAAAATGCTGCTCTAGAACGCAGATTTCATCCAGTTTGGGTTGAAGAACCTGATGTAGAAACAACCATAGAAATGCTTAAAATTTTACGTCCTAAATATGAAGCTCACCATAAGGTCAAAATTTATGATGAAGCTATAATAGCTGCTAGTAAACTTGGTGATAGATATTTAACAGAACGTAATCTCCCAGATAAAGCAATAGATTTAATCGATGAAGCTGCAAGTAAAGTTCGTATTGATACACAAAGCATGCCAAAAGATTTGCGTATATTAGAAGAAAAAATACGCCAATTAAATGACGAAGAACTAGCTGCTGCAGAGACCGCAGATTATGAAAAAGTTGCACAATTAAAAATGGAACGACTTCAGTCTGAGGAAAACTACAACAAACAACGAAAGATTTGGCTAAAAAAAGAAAAAATTACTACAAATGTAGAAAGAGAAACGATTGCTGAAATTATTGCAGGCTGGACAGGTATACCTGTTTCCCAGATTGTTCAAGATGAAGCTAATAAGTTATTAGATATGGAACAAATAATGAAAACAAAAGTAATTGGACAAGATAATGCAATTACTACCATATCTGATGCTATTCGCCGATCTAGATCTGGAATACAAGACCCTAAACGACCTATAGGAAGTTTTATCTTTTTAGGACCAACAGGAGTTGGAAAAACTGAACTTGCTAAAACACTTGCAGAATTCATGTTTGATGATAAGGAAAATATGGTTCGAATTGATATGTCTGAATACATGGAGAAACATTCTGTATCAAGACTAATTGGATCTCCTCCAGGATATATTGGTTATGACGATGGCGGTCAACTCACAGAATTAGTAAGAAGAAGACCATATCAACTAATTCTTTTTGATGAAATTGAAAAAGCTCATCCCGATGTCTTTAATATTTTATTACAAATACTTGAAGATGGCCGACTTACCGATGGAAGTGGGAGAACTGTGAATTTCACCAATACAATAATTATTATGACTAGTAATTTAGGGACAACAGAAAATCCTAAGGATAATATTGGTTTCAAATCATTTACTGATACTATCAGTGATAGAGAAAAATTAACAGCCTCTATAGAATCTGCTTTAAAAGCCACATTTCGTCCTGAATTAATTAATAGAATTGATGAAATTGTCATATTTAACAAACTTAAAGAAGACCAAATGGCTGAGATAATACAATTGATCATAAACGAAGTTAATTATCGACTCAAAGAACAGGAGATTTCTATTATATTATCCAAATCAGCAACAAGATGGTTAGTCGAAAATGGATTTGATAAAGATTATGGAGCTAGGCCATTAAGAAGAATTATTCAACGTAAAATAGAAAATCCATTGTCAAAAGAAATACTTTTACATAATTATAACAAAGGTGATCAAATAAAGATTGATATTAAAAACGGATCTCTGACATTCAAAAAATATGGTGCTGACAAAACGCAAAAAACAAACCGAATAAAGCAACCAGTTCATTAATTTATAAAAACACTCGACCTATTGACAAAAATGTATTAGAATATTACCTTTGTGGCTCTGATATCTTCAATCCTATGATTTAATGCAAGAGCTTCTTCTTTTGGAGGAAACAAGAAAAATGGAATATGCAGTAATAAAAACAGGCGGGAAACAATACAAAGTATCACCAGGTGATATTTTAGATGTAGACCGTATTAATGAAATATCTGAAGGAGAAAATATTACTTTAGATAATGTTTTGTTAATGTGTGATTCTAAAGGACAATTAACGTATGGAGATCCTGTAATAAAAGGTGCCAAAGTCACTGGTACTGTTGAAAAACATTTGCGCGGTGATAAAATCATTGTATTTCGATTCAAAAATAAAACCCGTGCGGGTACAAAAACAGGACATAGACAAGAATTAACCCGAATCAAAATTGATAAATTGGCTAAACGCCAAACAAGAGCACAAAAACCTAAAGCAGAAG encodes the following:
- a CDS encoding MerR family transcriptional regulator — its product is MNERIDEPIFVISVAAKMIGVHAQTLRYYERAGLVDPSRSDGNRRYYSQRDLERLKQIKTLIDDLGVNLAGAEIALKLMDKIEKLEDSMSQMRYQLNMLESRSNPRALGDGTNSTQF
- the rplU gene encoding 50S ribosomal protein L21 gives rise to the protein MEYAVIKTGGKQYKVSPGDILDVDRINEISEGENITLDNVLLMCDSKGQLTYGDPVIKGAKVTGTVEKHLRGDKIIVFRFKNKTRAGTKTGHRQELTRIKIDKLAKRQTRAQKPKAEEAGEASSKPRTRKTKPKTESTSEN
- a CDS encoding AAA family ATPase gives rise to the protein MLKPENFTEQAQEMLTESQDLVRKYKHSNWDVEHILLALINMEEGLTSTILDSLGVDIDNIRREIEKSLDKRIHLTSKNNGNSQIYATPRAIDAIEKAHEETKRLHDEFIGTEHVLIGILSVEDGDSYKIFQQFNINQENIYIALAQIRGNARVTDQRAESKYRSLEKYTVDLTHLAHINKLDPVIGRDSEIRRVIQTITRRTKNNPVLIGNAGVGKTAIAEGLAQRIISNDVPDTLKNKKILSLDMGSLVAGAKFRGEFEERLKTVMDEVKNAKGEVILFIDELHNVVGAGAAEGAIDASNLMKPALARGELQCIGATTPEEYRSNIEQNAALERRFHPVWVEEPDVETTIEMLKILRPKYEAHHKVKIYDEAIIAASKLGDRYLTERNLPDKAIDLIDEAASKVRIDTQSMPKDLRILEEKIRQLNDEELAAAETADYEKVAQLKMERLQSEENYNKQRKIWLKKEKITTNVERETIAEIIAGWTGIPVSQIVQDEANKLLDMEQIMKTKVIGQDNAITTISDAIRRSRSGIQDPKRPIGSFIFLGPTGVGKTELAKTLAEFMFDDKENMVRIDMSEYMEKHSVSRLIGSPPGYIGYDDGGQLTELVRRRPYQLILFDEIEKAHPDVFNILLQILEDGRLTDGSGRTVNFTNTIIIMTSNLGTTENPKDNIGFKSFTDTISDREKLTASIESALKATFRPELINRIDEIVIFNKLKEDQMAEIIQLIINEVNYRLKEQEISIILSKSATRWLVENGFDKDYGARPLRRIIQRKIENPLSKEILLHNYNKGDQIKIDIKNGSLTFKKYGADKTQKTNRIKQPVH